The DNA sequence GATGATCGGCGTCTGGGCTCCCCGGGCCGAGCGCGTGCGCCTGCGACGCCTGACGCCGGGCGGCGCCGTGATCGGCGAGCACGAGCTCGCCCGCGACGATCGCCGCGAGGGCTGGTGGGTGTCGTCGCTCGACCTCCCCGAGGGCGAGCGATACGGGTTCGTGCTGGGCGACGGCGACGCCCTGCGCCCCGACCCCCGTTCGCTGCGTCAGCCGGGCGGCGTGCACGGTCCCTCGGCGGTGTTCGACACGGGCCTGTTCGAATGGGACGACTCCGACTGGACCGGTCGCCAGCTCGCCGGTGGCGTGATCTACGAGTTGCACGTCGGCACCTTCACGCCGGACGGCACGCTGGACGCGCTGATCGGGCGGCTCGACCACCTCGCAGGTCTCGGCGTCACCCACGTCGAGCTGCTCCCGGTCAACGCCTTCAACGGCCAGTGGAACTGGGGCTACGACGGCGTGCTCTGGTACGCCGTGCACGAGGGGTACGGCGGCCCTGCCGCGTATCAGCGGTTCGTGGAGGCTGCGCACGAACGCGGCCTCGCCGTGATCCAGGACGTCGTGTACAACCACCTCGGCCCGAGCGGCAACTACCTGCCCGAGTTCGGTCCGTACCTGCGCGACGGCCAGAGCAACACGTGGGGCGCGTCCGTGAACCTCGACGAGCACGAGGTGCGCGAGTACATCATCGAGAACGCGCTGATGTGGCTGCGCGACTTCCACGTCGACGGCCTGCGCCTCGACGCCGTGCACGCCCTGCACGACTCGAGCCCGACGCACCTGCTGCGTGAGCTCGCGGAGCGGGTCGATGCGCTCTCGGCGCATCTCGGCCGCCCGCTGACGCTGATCGCCGAGTCGGACATGAACGACCCGACGCTGATCCTGCCCCGCGAGGCCGGGGGCTACGGCCTCACCGCCCAGTGGTCGGATGACTGGCATCACTCCGCCCACGTCGCGCTGACCGGCGAGACCGCGGGGTACTACGAGGACTTCGCCGATCCCGAGGCGCTCGTGAAGGTGTCGCAGAGCGGGTTCTTCCACGACGGCACCTACTCGTCGTTCCGGGAGCGGAACCACGGCTCGCGGATCCCGGAGACGGTTCCCGCGTGGCGCCTGGTCACGTTCGCGCAGGACCATGACCAGATCGGCAACCGTGCTGCCGGAGACCGCCTGTCGGCGACGCTGTCTCCCGAGCGGCTCGCGGTCGCCGCGGTGCTGACCCTCACCACCCGCGGCACGCCGATGCTGTTCATGGGCGAGGAGTGGGGCGCGTCGACTCCGTGGCAGTTCTTCACCTCGCATCCCGAACCGGAACTCGGCCGGGCGACCGCTGAGGGACGCATCGCCGAGTTCGCGAAGATGGGCTGGGATCCGGCGCAGGTTCCCGACCCGCAGGATCCGGCGACCTTCGAGCGCTCGCATCTGCGCTGGGAGGAGCAGGAGGATCCCGCGCACGCGCGCCTGCTGTCGCTCTACCGCCGACTGACCGCGCTGCGACGCGAGCGATCCGAGCTCACCGATCCCGACATGACGCACACGCTGGCCGCCGTCGAGCACGCGGACGCGGCCCCGGACGCCCGGGCGTTCCGCATCGACAGGGGTGCAGTGGCCGTGCTCGTGAACCTCACCGGCACAGACGTCGACTTCGAGATCCGCCCCGGTGACTCGGTGCTGCTGGA is a window from the Microbacterium sp. LWO14-1.2 genome containing:
- the treZ gene encoding malto-oligosyltrehalose trehalohydrolase; translated protein: MIGVWAPRAERVRLRRLTPGGAVIGEHELARDDRREGWWVSSLDLPEGERYGFVLGDGDALRPDPRSLRQPGGVHGPSAVFDTGLFEWDDSDWTGRQLAGGVIYELHVGTFTPDGTLDALIGRLDHLAGLGVTHVELLPVNAFNGQWNWGYDGVLWYAVHEGYGGPAAYQRFVEAAHERGLAVIQDVVYNHLGPSGNYLPEFGPYLRDGQSNTWGASVNLDEHEVREYIIENALMWLRDFHVDGLRLDAVHALHDSSPTHLLRELAERVDALSAHLGRPLTLIAESDMNDPTLILPREAGGYGLTAQWSDDWHHSAHVALTGETAGYYEDFADPEALVKVSQSGFFHDGTYSSFRERNHGSRIPETVPAWRLVTFAQDHDQIGNRAAGDRLSATLSPERLAVAAVLTLTTRGTPMLFMGEEWGASTPWQFFTSHPEPELGRATAEGRIAEFAKMGWDPAQVPDPQDPATFERSHLRWEEQEDPAHARLLSLYRRLTALRRERSELTDPDMTHTLAAVEHADAAPDARAFRIDRGAVAVLVNLTGTDVDFEIRPGDSVLLETADSRLQEDRITLGPDSAAIVGPPL